Genomic segment of Gloeocapsa sp. PCC 7428:
CGTCGGTGGTGGGTAGACAACAGAAGAGTGAGTGGCTAGTGGTGAGTGATGAGTGGTGAGTTATCTAAAACACTATTCTTCCTCTGCACCTCTGCTTCCTCTGCTCCCTCTGCTTTCAAAAGGTACGGTATTCATATCCGGTTATCCACCCTCAGGTTACTGCTATAGGTAGAGCAGAAACGATAGATTAAGGATGTAGCTTGTATAGATAGATGTCGCGAAAGAGAACACTCTGTTCTACTTTGCTGATGATGTCTCAGGCTATCGGCTGGTGTTATTGAATAAACATAAAATATCCTCATAGGATATAGCAAAGCCGATATTGTCTTTTAGGCACATACTATGCTCAAGAAACTGCTCTCAGCCATGAAACCGCTCGTGAAACCCCTATTTCTCTTTGGGCTTGTTGCAGCCTTAGCATTGGGTCATTCTGATGCAGCCTTGGCGGCGCGTAGTGGAGGTCGCATCGGCGGCGGTTCATTTAATCGCCCAGCGCCCAGCCGTCCTTATGCTCCTCCTGGTGGCGGCGGAGGATACTATGCTCCTTACCCTGGTGGTGGATTTGGTTTCCCCTTCGTCTTCCCCTTCTTTGGAATCGGCGGTTTTGGCAGTCTATTTTCCATTTTGATATTCTTTGCGATCGCAAACTTCGTTCTCCAATCTTTCCGTCGTGTTGGTAGCGGAGATTCAGCAGGCTATGATACTGGATATAGCAGCAATCCTAATGTCTCGATTACCGAATTACAAGTCGGGTTGCTAGCGCAAGCACGCGGTTTGCAAGAAGACCTGAACCGCATTGCAGAAACTGCTGATACAAATTCTCCCGAAGGTCGGGCAGCAGTTTTACAAGAAGCAAGCCTGGCATTACTACGCCATCCAGAATACTGGGCGTATGCGGGTAGCAAAAACGGTCAAGCACGTTTAAACGCAGCCGAAGCTGAATTCAACCGTTTATCGCTTGCTGAACGCAGTAAGTTTTCTGAAGAAACACTGACCAACGTTAACAATCAACTTAGAGGTACGAATCCAAGAGGAGTTCTACCAGGTTCAGACCTTGATAATCCTACTCGTCTGATTACCGAAGGTCCTGGAGAATATATTGTTGTAACGCTGTTAGCAGCAACATTAGGAAACTTCCAGATTCCACAAATCAACAGCGCAGAGGATCTCCGTCAAGCACTACGCGTTATCGGTGCGATTCCTAGCGATCGCTTGTTAGCGATCGAGGTGCTGTGGACTCCTCAAGTAGCGGGTGATACCTTAAGTTCTGACGACCTATTAGCAAAATATGCTGATCTAAAGATGGTCTAGATTTTGTCACGACAATGATTGACTAAATACACTGGGGACTCTATGAGTCCCTTTTTTAGTTGTATTAGACATCTGGCATAGATGCGAGTGCGAATCAATTCGCCGTTCAATAAACTAAGCCCACGAAGGTGGGCTTAGTTATAAGTCAAGCGTTGCTGAGTTGCTGAATAGAGTATGATTTGCCCCTTAGCCCACACCAGTTCAACGCCATTTGCTTCAACCGAGGGAACTAACGTTGAAGTCCCCCACGTGTCGAGAGCCACTGCGTTGCGGAGGTGTCCTCGTTGAGTGCAAGTGGCGTGGATTTAGGGGGCTAGACACACTGAAGTCAATTTAGAGACTCGACATGACTTCTTCAGCTGCTGCTAATGTCCTGTCAATATCTTCTTCGGTATGCGCTACAGACGTAAATCCTGCCTCAAACTGAGATGGTGCGAAGTAAATTCCATGTTCGAGCATTCCTCGGTGGAAACGGCTGAACTTGTCTAAATCCGAGTGTTTCGCATCTTCGTAATTATGAACTGGCCCAGCAGTGAAGAATAAGCCGAACATACCACTGATTTGACCGCCACAGGCTGCATGACCTGTTTTCTTGGCAATTTCTAACAAGCCATCGCTCAGTTTTTTGGTAATTTTGTCCAAATACTGATATGTGCCTGGTTTTTGTAAAAGTTCGAGTGTTTTGATTCCCGCAGTCATTGCTAGAGGATTACCCGATAACGTCCCAGCTTGATAGACAGGTCCTGCTGGTGCAATCATCGACATAATCTCTCTGCGACCGCCGTAGGCTCCTACAGGTAAACCACCACCGATAATTTTACCCAGAGTTGTTAAATCAGGCGTCACATTAAACCTTTCCTGTGCGCCACCGTAGGCGATCCGAAATCCGGTCATCACTTCATCAAAGACGAGTAATGCACCATACTCGTGGGTCAGTTCGCGCAGACCTTCAAGAAACCCTGCATCTGGAGTAATAAAACCGGCATTACCAACGACAGGCTCTAAAATAACGCCAGCAATTTCGTCAGGGTTTTCGGCAAATAAGGCTTTAACAGCTTCTAGGTCATTGTAAGGTGCGGTTAAAGTGTTGCTAGTCGTTGATTTGGGTACTCCTGGGGAATCAGGTAAACCTAAAGTGGCAACTCCAGAGCCTGCTTTTACTAAAAACATATCAGCATGACCGTGGTAGCAGCCTTCAAACTTGATCACTTTGTCGCGTCCGGTAAAAGCCCGCATTAAGCGCAATACTGCCATACAAGCTTCAGTACCTGAGTTGACAAATCTCACCATTTCAATGCTGGGAACCGCATCAATCACCATTTCGGCTAGGACGTTTTCTAGCGCACAGGGCGCGCCGAAACTTGTGCCTTTTTCCAACGCGGCGTGTAACGCTGCAATCACCTCTGGATGCGCATGACCACAAATCGCAGGTCCCCAAGTGCCTACATAATCAATGTATTGATTGCCATCAACGTCCCAAATGTAAGCCCCTTTAACGTGGTCAAAGACAATCGGCTGTCCTCCGACTGATTTAAAGGCTCGTACTGGAGAACTGACACCACCAGGCATCAAGTGTTGTGCAGCTGCAAAAATTTCTTCTGATTTTGTTGTTTTAATCGTGGTCTTAACCAAGATTCTCTCCTTAATGAGATGTCTAAACGTCTATCTGCGGACGGTGGTACGTGTTATTTGAAAGTCCTATCGTATCAAGTATTCCCGTCCGGAACTCCGGAAAATAAAACTATGTTATATAAAACGAATCAAGATTTACCTTTAGAAATCCGTGCGAGTTTTTCTGAAAGTGCTCAGGATTTGTACCGCGCCGCCTACAATTGTGCAATTCATTGGTATGGCGATACAACTAAAGCACATAAAGTTGCGTTAAGTGCTGTTAGAATGCACTCGGCAAGAAATATGAGCGTACTTGTTTAATCTTGGGTTAGCTATGCTACTGACTCTAGCTAACGCGATCGCAAATTACCTTCTCACTTCATCACCCAACTGACCCACACATTAAATGATATCTTGAACGGGTAGGTGTTGCCTGGCAAAATAATTTTTATGTCTGTGGATCGAGAGATACTGAATCAAGCTATCCCTATTGAAAAAATTCGCTACGATGACCGAGGTTTAGTCCCCGCAATTGTTCAAGATTATCTAGATGGCACAATTTT
This window contains:
- a CDS encoding DUF1517 domain-containing protein, with the protein product MLKKLLSAMKPLVKPLFLFGLVAALALGHSDAALAARSGGRIGGGSFNRPAPSRPYAPPGGGGGYYAPYPGGGFGFPFVFPFFGIGGFGSLFSILIFFAIANFVLQSFRRVGSGDSAGYDTGYSSNPNVSITELQVGLLAQARGLQEDLNRIAETADTNSPEGRAAVLQEASLALLRHPEYWAYAGSKNGQARLNAAEAEFNRLSLAERSKFSEETLTNVNNQLRGTNPRGVLPGSDLDNPTRLITEGPGEYIVVTLLAATLGNFQIPQINSAEDLRQALRVIGAIPSDRLLAIEVLWTPQVAGDTLSSDDLLAKYADLKMV
- the hemL gene encoding glutamate-1-semialdehyde 2,1-aminomutase; translated protein: MVKTTIKTTKSEEIFAAAQHLMPGGVSSPVRAFKSVGGQPIVFDHVKGAYIWDVDGNQYIDYVGTWGPAICGHAHPEVIAALHAALEKGTSFGAPCALENVLAEMVIDAVPSIEMVRFVNSGTEACMAVLRLMRAFTGRDKVIKFEGCYHGHADMFLVKAGSGVATLGLPDSPGVPKSTTSNTLTAPYNDLEAVKALFAENPDEIAGVILEPVVGNAGFITPDAGFLEGLRELTHEYGALLVFDEVMTGFRIAYGGAQERFNVTPDLTTLGKIIGGGLPVGAYGGRREIMSMIAPAGPVYQAGTLSGNPLAMTAGIKTLELLQKPGTYQYLDKITKKLSDGLLEIAKKTGHAACGGQISGMFGLFFTAGPVHNYEDAKHSDLDKFSRFHRGMLEHGIYFAPSQFEAGFTSVAHTEEDIDRTLAAAEEVMSSL
- a CDS encoding ChaB family protein encodes the protein MLYKTNQDLPLEIRASFSESAQDLYRAAYNCAIHWYGDTTKAHKVALSAVRMHSARNMSVLV